The genomic region AACAGACCTCAAAGCAACCGGACCATTGGCCAATAAAAGCAACCCTCCTGCAGCTAACCTTACAACCCCCGCTTTCAAAAAACGACTTAATGATTATCCGGGCGTTATTGTATCGTCGATAATACTTCGCCCCAATGGAGACTTGATTCCAAAAACGTTGAAAGAGAATGGTGTAAAGCTATCACCGTACGCTTGGCGGACTCAGGATCTGCGCGATTTAAATCAATACATGAGTGGTGTGATTTCAAAAAGTCGATGATTTTGACATGAGAGGTGGGCTGAGCCAGTCGACCTCTCATGGACACATCGCTAATGAACAATCTCGGATAATTCGTCTTCGTTGGATCAACTCTGCACTCGATTCATTTGCATCACAGCACCAGGCCGCATCGGAGTGTGATCTGCAGCAACGCAAGGCACCCGACTCGTAGTCGGGCGAGCCACCGGGCACGCCGGACAGCAGGCGCAGGCTGAGCCAGAGGTGACGACCTCGCGCAGATCACACCCCGAAGCGTACGAACGCCGGCATCAGATTAAAAGTTGCAGCTGTATTGATACTCGAAGGGAAAAAATACTGTGTCGACCACCAACGAGAACGGCGCGTCGACGAGCAAAAAGGGAATTAGTTTTCCGCGGGATGTGCCTACCAACCACCAGTCAAACCGCACGCCAATGTAAGGGCATCGATGTTTGTCGTAATCCATCCGCATAGCGGTTGCCGCACACCCACTTAAACTGGCGATCAAAACCAGCAAAATCACTTTCCGAAACACGTAACGTCCTTATTATGTCTTTGCGCAGACTTGCGTAGACGCAGTTACGAATAGTGAGTCACGCCCTTCCTCTCCGACACCGCCCGCAAGCACTGGCAGATCACATGGCTGCAAACCCAGACCCTGATCGATACATCGAGAAAATCTTGATCGAGCTGATCTGTCGCGAGGATGGCGGCTTGTTGCACGAGCAGAGGGCTAACAGTTGACCTGGAGCAATTCAAGCCTCGAAAGATGAACATACATTCATGCAAGCGCCGCCGTAGATGTCTACCCTCAAGTTTCCGACATAGTGAATACAGGAGTAATCCACCATGTTCTCGCACGAAAGCATCCCGCTGATTTCACTCTTCATCATCATGCTGCTTTGCGTGTTTGCGGCCTTTCTCCATCCCGTACACGCCTTCTGGTGTTTGGTTCGAAGGCGAAAGGGTAGATCCTCGCTCGAACGCACGGAGCAAGTGAGGAAGCTTTATTGCGCTGAGTGATTTACCAAAGAGGCCCGGCGAAGCCCGGGCTTTTTGTTGCCTGTACCAATCCTCAGTCACGCCCCTCCGACCACCGATAATAGCCGCGAGTAATCAAAGAGGCTGACGAGGCGCAAGCTGTGGCTCGTTCGCAATAGCTCTTTTGATCAGTTGCAGGCAATGAAGTTTTTCCCGCAGATCCTCTCTATGAGAGCGCATCGGCCTGCACTCAGCGTCACTGCCATAACGTGGCTGGCAGGCCGCCCATAAGACGCTTGGGATGAGCGCAGACCGGTGCAGACGAAAACAAAGAAGTCGTCAAGCCAGCCCCTTTGCATCAACAAAATGGAGCGCTGCCTGGCGGTCCATCCTGGCTCTCCTACGCACTAATACCGGTGGTATTCCTGACCTCCGCGGTCACCTCCATAGTAGCGACCATGATCACGTCCATGACCATCACGATCATGCCAATACGGCCAGCAGCCACCGAGCAGTAGGGTTGCTGATACCACCAGAATCAATGCAGTTGTGCGTTTCATATGAATATCTCCGGACAGGAAAAACCTGACGCTGCATTCATTTGATTACGCCTCAATTGTGAAGGTTCAAACCGTGTGGTTGTCTCGCGCCCCTCAGCGCCCGGATCAAATCAAATGACCATTTAGCGGATGCTGGTAAGAGGATCAGGGCCTGCTGCTGTCTACCGTGTAGGAGTTGTGCCGATTTCCAAAGTTGTAGGCAACTCACAGATCAATGCAGGCAAAACAAAGGTGTCGCAGGCCAAACTCGAGAGCGGCGCCGCAGCCTGCACCATTTCCGGGACTGAGTGGTTCCAAGGTGCTTAGGCGCCCTTGAGCACCAATGCCTGATGGTCTCGGCCATCTGCGTTTTTGTACCAAACACCTCGACCTGTTCGGGGCGTTTTTTTATGTGCCACAGACCACAAAAAGATTTCCCATATTGGTCAATCATCACGACCTTCAAACCGCAAACGGTATTGCCCCGGGCTCTCCCCCGTCCATTTTTTGAAGGCGCGGTGAAACGCACTCGGCTCCTGAAACCCCAACTGTTCGGCAATATCGCTGATGCTCGCCTTGCTCTGGCGCAACCGCTCAAACGCCACTCCGCGTCGCACTTCGTCCTTGATTTCCTGATACGAACAGCCTTCACGTCCCAGTTTCCGGCGAAAGGTACTGGGGCTCAGGTGCTGCTCCAGGGCGAAGTCCTGCAAGGTCGGCCATTCGCTGTAATGGCTATGGCGCAGGCGCTGATGAACCTGCGATGCCAGCCCATGCTGGTTGCGGAAGCGGATCACCAGCCATTGCGGTGCGGTGCGCAAAAACACTTTCAGCGAGGCAAGGTCCTGAACCACCGGCAGCCGCAAGTAGTGACTGGCGAACTCGATTTCGGTGTGCTCGGTGCCAAAGGTCAGGTTGGGCCCCCAGAGCAAGGCATCATCACGCAGCGACAAACGCTGATGACGAAAGTCCGCACGATCGATGGGAATTCGCCGCCCGCCCAGCCAACACAGCAGACTGATCATCAACACCAGAAACGTTTCTTCGCCCAGCCGGCTGACCTCGCTGTTCTGCGAGCGGGTCTGCAGGCTGATGACCGCACGCTTGCCACGCACACTTAACGTGCCGCGAAAATCATGCAGGAACAAGGCGAAATTGGCCAGGCACTGACGCATGGCTTTTTCCAGCGTTGGCTCCTGAATCAATGCCCGACAGATCAAGGCAAAACTGCCCGGCGGCATGCCATGGGAGTCCAACTGGAAAAATTCGTCGTTCAACTCACGAATCTGCGCCAGCCACAACGCGGCGAAAGCCGTGGCCGGCACCCGCGCCGTCGGCTGATCCATCAGTGCCGGATCAATTCCCACCTGTTCAAGGAGTGACCGCAGACGCTGCGGCTTCTCACGCAGCGCATGGATCATGGGATACATGAAGTAAACCGCCACCGAATCCGATTCCCGCATTTGAATGCCTCTCTCGTCACATCTGAACATGGCAAAAAACGCCATCACCCTTGAACAGTTTTGGCATAGGCCAGCGGCGCTGCTGATTCTAAACTCGTGCCCAACAAAAAAGACCTGTTCAGAGAGCCAACATGAACCATTCCGATATTTTTGTAGTGAGCGCTGTCCGTTCTGCCATTGGCAGTTTTGGCGGTTCACTCAAGGATGTACCGCCTATTCAGTTGGCAACCGACGTTTGCCGCGTCGCTATCGAGCGATCAGGCCTGGCGCCCGAGCATATCGGCCACGCGGTGATGGGACATGTGATCCCGACCGAGGCACGCGATGCCTACATCTCCCGGGTCGTAGCGATGAATGCCGGCCTGACGAAAGAGACCCCCGCCTTCAACGTCAACCGTCTGTGCGGTTCGGGTTTGCAGGCGATTGTCAGTGCCGCGCAAAGTTTGATGCTGGGGGATGCGGGCGCTGCGCTGGCCGGTGGCGTCGAGTCCATGAGCCGAGGCGCGTACCTGTTGCCGCAAGCGCGCTGGGGCGCACGCATGGGCGACATGCAGGCCGTCGACTACATGCTTGGCGCACTGCAAGACCCGTTTGCCGGTTTCCACATGGGGATCACCGCTGAAAATATCGCCGAGCACTATGGCATCACGCGTCAGACCCAGGATGAATTGGCGCTGATCAGCCAACAGCGTGCTACCCGGGCGATTGCCGAAGGGCGTTTTTCCGGGCAGATCGTGCCGATTGAAGTAGCGACCCGCAAAGGGACGGTTTCGTTTGCGACGGATGAGCATGTACGGGCTGAGGTCGACGTCGAGCAATTGAGCCGCATGAAACCCGCGTTCAAAAAGGACGGCACCGTGACCGCCGGCAACGCGTCTGGTCTCAATGACGGTGCTGGCGCACTGATCATGGCCACGGGCCAAACTGTTCAGGAACAAGGCCTCAAGCCCATGGCTCGACTGGTGGGCTATGCCCACGCCGGCGTCGAGCCCTCAATGATGGGGCTGGGACCGATTCCCGCCACCCGCCTGGTGCTCAAGCGTGCCGGTCTGACCGTTGCCGACCTTGACGTGATCGAGTCCAACGAAGCCTTCGCTGCCCAGGCCTGTGCCGTAGCGCAAGAGCTGGGCTTCGATCCGCAGAAGGTCAACCCCAACGGCTCGGGCATCTCGCTGGGCCATCCGGTGGGCGCCACTGGCGCGATCATCGCCACCAAAGCCATTCATGAACTGCATCGCTGTCAGGGCCGCTATGCCCTGGCGACCATGTGCATCGGTGGCGGTCAAGGCATCGCCGTGTTGTTCGAACGGGTTTGATCACAAGGACATGCGCATGAATCTACAGAACATTGGCGTTATCGGCGCCGGCACCATGGGCAATGGCATCGCGCAAGTCTGCGCCCTGGCCGGCTTCAACGTGACCTTGATCGACATTTCCGAGAGCGCTCTGCAAAAGGCAATCGCGACCGTCGATAAAAACCTTGATCGGCAGGTCGTCAAGGACACGCTGACCCATGAGCAAAAGCTCGCCGCCCTCGACAAGATTCGCACCAGCACTGATTACGGCTGCCTGCTGAACGCACAACTGGTGATCGAAGCCGCCACCGAAAACCTCGATCTGAAACTGCGCGTGTTGCAACAGATCGCCGCGCAGGTCAGCCCTGAGTGCGTGATCGCCTCCAACACGTCATCGCTGTCCATTACCCAACTGGCGGCCAGCGTGAGCCGGCCTGAGCGCTTTATCGGCCTGCATTTTTTCAACCCGGTGCCGGTGATGGGCTTGATCGAAGTGATTCGTGGCCTGCAAACCAGCGATGTCACCCACGCCCTGGCGCTGGATATGGCAAACACTCTCGGCAAGACCGCAATCACCGCGGGCAACCGTCCGGGATTCGTGGTCAACCGGATTCTGCTGCCGATGATCAATGAAGCAATCCTGGTGTTCCAGGAAGGCCTGGCCAGCGCGGAAGACATCGACGCCGGCATGCGCCTGGGTTGCAACCAGCCGATCGGGCCACTGGCTCTGGCGGATCTGATCGGTCTGGACACGGTGCTGGCCATTCTTGAAGCCTTTTACGACGGCTTCAATGACAGCAAATATCGCCCTGCACCGCTGCTCAAGGAAATGGTCGCCGCCGGTTACCTGGGGCGCAAAACGGGGCGTGGCTTCCATGCCTATGCCTGAGCGTTGCTCACGGTTTGCCGAGTACCGGGGCACGGTGCTGGAGCTGTTTGCCAGCAAAGGTTTCGGTCAGGTCGGCATGCGTGAGCTGGCGACGAGCCTGGGACTCGCCCCCGGCTCGTTGTATCACCATTACCCCAGCAAACAGCACTTGCTGCTCGACTTGATCGAGGAGTTCTACGAGGAGCTGTTGGCAACCCTGGGGCGCATTGAGCAACAGGCGCCGGCAAAACGCGACAAGATCAACAGCCTGATCCGCGCCCACCTGAATCTGCACCAGGAAATGCCCTGGCATTTTCGACTGGCGGAGCGCGACAGTGGCTGCCTCAACGAGGAGCAGCAGGAACAAGTTCGCCACTTGCGCGAGCAATACGAACGCAAATTGCTGCTGATGCTCGGAGCCAAACCCCGCGTGAGCGAACCGGCGCAACGGGCCGCGGGTCGAGCCATTGCAGCCTTGCTCAACAGTGCGCCCAGTTGGCTGAGGTCATATTCGCTGGATGAACGAGAGCGCGATAATCTGATGGAAAACATGGTGAGTGGCGCCATCGAGCGGTTATTGGCGCCAAAGACGCGTAATTGGGTGACGACTGCCAACGCGGGCGACAATACGAAGGAGCCAACTACGAAATAACAAACCTATGCGGCTCTTCCTCGAACTGCGTAGCCAGCAGATTCCGTACGACAAAGCCCCGATTATTCGGGGCTTTGTCGTTTCTGGGGATACCTGTTGAGTGAGCCGGCAGACGTCGGAACAGTCGAAGGCTGCGGTCTTTTAACCTTCCAGCGCCCTTTGTTTACTGGGTGACTACAATCTTCCCGATCATCTGCGGGTGCAGCGCACAAAAATACTCGAACTCTCCCGGCGTATTGAACACCCAGGAAAAACTGTCATTCGTATCCAGCGCCCCCGAGCGAAACACCTTGTGGGTTTCTGCCACCGTGTGCGGAATCTGATCGTCATTCACCCACGTCACTTTGGTGCCCACGGCCACGGTCAAATCCTTGGGTGCAAACATGAACTCCTTGATATCGATCTTTACCTCCTGAGCCCACGCCGGCATCGACAGCATCAGGCACACCACCGCCAACAGTCGCGTTTTCATCCTGACCGCCCTCCCCTAGACCAGTGTCGAATCAATCAGCGCCAGCGGATGATCGCCCTGTGTCGCTCGCACATCGGTGATCCCCAGATAATTGCGCAGTTGATCGGCCGCCACCGTCATCGGCCCCGGTGCCGGCGCCGCACCCGGTGCGGGTTGTGGATAGGCCGTGCCACGGGCGGTGTGGAAGGTGATATTGCCTTCGACCTTCTGGATGACCTGATGGATGTGACCGTTCAATACCGTTACTGAACCGTATTTGCGCAGCATCGCAATCGCCTGATCACCATCCTCGGTGCCCCAGCCCCACGGCTGATAAATCGTCCACAGCGGAATGTGGGTAAACACGACGATGGGCGTACTGGTCGTCACCGCCCGCAAATCATCGGACAGCCAGGCCAATTGATCAGCTCCAAGGGTAGCTTCATGGCCGGCCTGGAAGTTGAAGACATTGACCAGTGCGATGAAATGCACGCCGTGGTCGTCGAAGCTGTACCAACCATTGCCTTTGGTGCCCTTGCCGTAACGCTCCAGGTAAAGCTTGCCGCCGCCCTCGTCGAGGGTGTCGTGTTCACCCGGCACGTAATGCACGGTGGACGGCAGGCCTTTGAGCAACTGTGCCGCCGTGTCGAACTCCTCAGGCTTGGACAGGTGCGTGATGTCGCCGGTATGCAGGATCAGCGACGGCCGTTTTGGCAGCGCGATGACCTTGTCGATCGCCACCTGTAACGTCTTTGCCGGCTCCGGGTTGGCTTCCTTGTTGAAGCCGATGTGCGAGTCGCTGATTTGCACGAAGTGAAACGTGCTGGCCAGTGCCTTGGGGTCGGCGACGTTGCCTGCCTCATCCAGCGCAAAAGCCCGGGGAATGCCGCCGCTCAGGGCCCAGATGACCCCCGCCCCGGCCCACGCCGAGCACTTGAGCAGCGTTCGGCGGTCAGGGTTCAGCAAGCTGTCGGTGCGCACGGGGTGTTTTGATTGAATGTCCATCGGTATGTCCTCGCAAGCGGACTACAGTGATGTAGCTGACACGAGGTAAACCTTGCGGGACGAGTGTTTATTCCGCGCTGCAAAAAAAATCTTTTCAGGGAATAAAAGACGACGCATCACGGTTATAGGGGTGTGACAGTGCGGAAGCCACTATGAAGCGATTTGAGGACCTGATTGCGCCGCATCTGGACGCCGCTTACAACCTCGCGCGCTGGCTCACCGGCAACGACAGCGCCGCACGCGATGTCGTGCAGGAAAGCGCGTTGCGCGCCTTCAGGTTTTTACAGCGTTTCGCCGATGGCAACGCCAAGGCCTGGTTTCTGACCATCGTGCGCAATGAAAGCTACACCTGGCTCAAAGCCTCGGCCGGGCGCCATTGGGTGGCTATCGATGACGACATTGGCGATGACGAAGGGGCACTGAGCCACAGCCAGACCCCGGAATTGCTGGCTATTCACACGGAAAACGCAGCGCTGATCCAGCAAGCGCTGTGCGCCCTGCCGCCGGTGTTTCGTGAGGTGATTGTGCTGAAAGAACTCGAAGACATGCCTTACAAGGAGATCGCTTTGGTGGTCGATATCCCCATCGGCACCGTCATGTCGCGACTGGCCCGGGCGCGCGCGATGCTCAAGCTCGAACTACTGAAGTCGCACGATCATGAATGAACTCGACTGCACGGTTTACCAGACACGGCTGCATGGCTATCTGGATCAGGAGCTCGATCCTGCGACGGCTGCGGATGTGGCTGCGCATCTGGCCGCATGCGCCGAGTGCGCGCGGCTGCATGATGAAGTGAAACTGCTGAGGGTCAGTGTGAAGCGCCAGGCGCCGTATTACCCAGCGCCGGCGTCGTTGGCGGCCAGCGTCTTTGCTACGGATGCTCCCGCGACTCGCGCCATCGAGCGCTGGCAGACATGGTTCGCACCGACGTTTTCCGCGGCGGCGCTGGCCTTGGCGGCGGTGCTTTATGTGATAACGCCGGGCAGCGAACAACCGCTGATGGACGAGGCTGTCTCCAGCCATGTCCGCTCGTTGATGGGTGAGCATCTGAACGATGTGGTGTCCTCCGACCGTCACACCGTGAAGCCTTGGTTTACCGGCAAACTCGACTTCTCGCCGCCGGTATTTGACTACTCGGCGCAGGGATTTCCATTACTGGGCGGGCGGCTGGATTATCTGCAACACCAGACCACGGCAGCCCTGAGTTACGGGAGGGCCAAACACATCATCAATGTGTTTATCCTGCCCATGCCGGAGGCAGACAAGCCGCGGCAGACCCAGACGATTCGTGGCTTTAACGTGGTGTCCTGGCAGGTCAACCATTTGCGCTTCGTGCTGGTTTCCGATGTGGAAAAAAGCGAACTGGAGGCGTTCAGCCAGTTGCTCAGGGACGGTGGCTGAAGGGAGCACGGTTTCGCGTGCGCCGTCATTCTCTCTGTCGAGAACAATCAAAAATGAGGGCTCACCCAACCAAGACCTAGCACTCCGTGCCTGGTAAAGAGCCGAAGCTGGGTGAGCGATGCAAACTCTATCCAGAGTTGCACCCTGTGTCCCGAACACAATTCTGAATAAACCTGAACAGCCCGCCGGTGAACGGCGGGCGAGGAGTCTCTATGCCCGTGCAAGGTTGCACCGTTCGTCTAGATCAAGGGGCCATACCCCATTCCTCGTCTACACCTGCCTGATACGCCCTTCAACGTTCATCTGACCTCCACGTCGCCTCTCTTGGGTATGTACATACGAGAAGATTGGGATATCAGGCATTAATTCGATGGCATACGAAGCGCCATACGGAACTGTAGTACCTCAAGCTTCGAGTTTCAT from Pseudomonas sp. GGS8 harbors:
- a CDS encoding YceK/YidQ family lipoprotein, giving the protein MFRKVILLVLIASLSGCAATAMRMDYDKHRCPYIGVRFDWWLVGTSRGKLIPFLLVDAPFSLVVDTVFFPFEYQYSCNF
- a CDS encoding acetyl-CoA C-acyltransferase family protein, with protein sequence MNHSDIFVVSAVRSAIGSFGGSLKDVPPIQLATDVCRVAIERSGLAPEHIGHAVMGHVIPTEARDAYISRVVAMNAGLTKETPAFNVNRLCGSGLQAIVSAAQSLMLGDAGAALAGGVESMSRGAYLLPQARWGARMGDMQAVDYMLGALQDPFAGFHMGITAENIAEHYGITRQTQDELALISQQRATRAIAEGRFSGQIVPIEVATRKGTVSFATDEHVRAEVDVEQLSRMKPAFKKDGTVTAGNASGLNDGAGALIMATGQTVQEQGLKPMARLVGYAHAGVEPSMMGLGPIPATRLVLKRAGLTVADLDVIESNEAFAAQACAVAQELGFDPQKVNPNGSGISLGHPVGATGAIIATKAIHELHRCQGRYALATMCIGGGQGIAVLFERV
- a CDS encoding AraC family transcriptional regulator, which encodes MRESDSVAVYFMYPMIHALREKPQRLRSLLEQVGIDPALMDQPTARVPATAFAALWLAQIRELNDEFFQLDSHGMPPGSFALICRALIQEPTLEKAMRQCLANFALFLHDFRGTLSVRGKRAVISLQTRSQNSEVSRLGEETFLVLMISLLCWLGGRRIPIDRADFRHQRLSLRDDALLWGPNLTFGTEHTEIEFASHYLRLPVVQDLASLKVFLRTAPQWLVIRFRNQHGLASQVHQRLRHSHYSEWPTLQDFALEQHLSPSTFRRKLGREGCSYQEIKDEVRRGVAFERLRQSKASISDIAEQLGFQEPSAFHRAFKKWTGESPGQYRLRFEGRDD
- a CDS encoding 3-hydroxybutyryl-CoA dehydrogenase, with translation MNLQNIGVIGAGTMGNGIAQVCALAGFNVTLIDISESALQKAIATVDKNLDRQVVKDTLTHEQKLAALDKIRTSTDYGCLLNAQLVIEAATENLDLKLRVLQQIAAQVSPECVIASNTSSLSITQLAASVSRPERFIGLHFFNPVPVMGLIEVIRGLQTSDVTHALALDMANTLGKTAITAGNRPGFVVNRILLPMINEAILVFQEGLASAEDIDAGMRLGCNQPIGPLALADLIGLDTVLAILEAFYDGFNDSKYRPAPLLKEMVAAGYLGRKTGRGFHAYA
- a CDS encoding metallophosphoesterase, with the protein product MDIQSKHPVRTDSLLNPDRRTLLKCSAWAGAGVIWALSGGIPRAFALDEAGNVADPKALASTFHFVQISDSHIGFNKEANPEPAKTLQVAIDKVIALPKRPSLILHTGDITHLSKPEEFDTAAQLLKGLPSTVHYVPGEHDTLDEGGGKLYLERYGKGTKGNGWYSFDDHGVHFIALVNVFNFQAGHEATLGADQLAWLSDDLRAVTTSTPIVVFTHIPLWTIYQPWGWGTEDGDQAIAMLRKYGSVTVLNGHIHQVIQKVEGNITFHTARGTAYPQPAPGAAPAPGPMTVAADQLRNYLGITDVRATQGDHPLALIDSTLV
- a CDS encoding cupredoxin family copper-binding protein produces the protein MKTRLLAVVCLMLSMPAWAQEVKIDIKEFMFAPKDLTVAVGTKVTWVNDDQIPHTVAETHKVFRSGALDTNDSFSWVFNTPGEFEYFCALHPQMIGKIVVTQ
- a CDS encoding sigma-70 family RNA polymerase sigma factor, with the protein product MKRFEDLIAPHLDAAYNLARWLTGNDSAARDVVQESALRAFRFLQRFADGNAKAWFLTIVRNESYTWLKASAGRHWVAIDDDIGDDEGALSHSQTPELLAIHTENAALIQQALCALPPVFREVIVLKELEDMPYKEIALVVDIPIGTVMSRLARARAMLKLELLKSHDHE
- a CDS encoding c-type cytochrome produces the protein MKMKISFIASLGILSLIQTSLSFADNLNGKNLYLQRCAMCHGTDLKATGPLANKSNPPAANLTTPAFKKRLNDYPGVIVSSIILRPNGDLIPKTLKENGVKLSPYAWRTQDLRDLNQYMSGVISKSR
- a CDS encoding anti-sigma factor, with translation MNELDCTVYQTRLHGYLDQELDPATAADVAAHLAACAECARLHDEVKLLRVSVKRQAPYYPAPASLAASVFATDAPATRAIERWQTWFAPTFSAAALALAAVLYVITPGSEQPLMDEAVSSHVRSLMGEHLNDVVSSDRHTVKPWFTGKLDFSPPVFDYSAQGFPLLGGRLDYLQHQTTAALSYGRAKHIINVFILPMPEADKPRQTQTIRGFNVVSWQVNHLRFVLVSDVEKSELEAFSQLLRDGG
- a CDS encoding TetR/AcrR family transcriptional regulator, with amino-acid sequence MPMPERCSRFAEYRGTVLELFASKGFGQVGMRELATSLGLAPGSLYHHYPSKQHLLLDLIEEFYEELLATLGRIEQQAPAKRDKINSLIRAHLNLHQEMPWHFRLAERDSGCLNEEQQEQVRHLREQYERKLLLMLGAKPRVSEPAQRAAGRAIAALLNSAPSWLRSYSLDERERDNLMENMVSGAIERLLAPKTRNWVTTANAGDNTKEPTTK